In Tachysurus fulvidraco isolate hzauxx_2018 chromosome 5, HZAU_PFXX_2.0, whole genome shotgun sequence, the genomic stretch cattaaaCGAGCAGATGTCCATTTTGTGCTCGTATAGAGAAAAGACGTATTGTTCATtaggttttaaataaatgtattaatataatgaacacatatatatagtgtataaaatttttttatttcaaaaactgATACAAACTTTTCCAAAAGGCACAAtgtaggaataaaaataaataatatccacCAATTCTAACTGTTTAAATCTGAAATGCATTATGAAGTATGTCTTCGTGTCAGGATTGACTAAGATTTgagatgttttgtttatttcctgcACAAAGAGGtaagtaaatgtgaataaattagTCAGACTAAAGTTCTATGGCATTTCAACCAGCTCAACCCACAATGAATTCTAGAACCAGTGACTTTAACAGTATCTGTCTTCATAATTGAATAAGTTTTTTTAAGTCACCTCTCCTTCATTTTGTCTTTCACATACAAAGGTAACATATCAATCAGACTGTCCTCTACAATGAGCCCACTCAACTTCAATAGGTTGCAGTCACCCAACTCGACAGGCAAAGTCTCCAACCTGTTACCCTTTAGTTCTAGACACACCAAGTGAGCCAAGTTCCCAACCCTATGAGACAAAAAGGCAATTCTGTTATTCCCGAGTTCAAGAGTCCTCAGCCTTTTACAGGAGAACAGCTCCTCTGGGAGCACTTCCAGTGAGTTGTAAGCTACAGAAAGATGCCACAGACTCTGCAGGATACCAATCTCAGAAGGCAGCGAGATGAGTTGATTGTGGGAGAGATCCAGGTGCCGAAGCTTGGTGCAAAAGCAAAGTTGAAGCGACAGCTTATGAATCTTGTTCCAGCTCAGGTCAAGTGTCTCAAGTGAGcgcattttgttgatttgatcAGGGATGTATTGGATGGAGTTGTGCCATAGCCTGAGTGTGCTCAGTCGGCGGCAGTGCTGCAGACTAAGGATTTCCTCCACAGTGGTAAGCCTGTTTTCCTTCAAATCCAGCTGTTGCAGATTGGTGAGGCTGAAGATTGCACTGGGGAGGCGCTCCAGTTCGCAGCCAATCAATTCCAGAGTGGCCAAGTTTGCTAGCTTCTTCAGACAGCTGAAGGCATGCAGCCTGCCCCCCTCATTGTGCACACGCAATCTTAGCAGCTGGCCACCAACATCCACCACACTGGAAGGAATCTTGGCAAGTTTACCACGCAAGGTTAAAACACGAACGTTCTTCAGCTCCCGCAAGGTGTCTAAGGTGGCGCCACGATGGAGCTCATTGGTGAGTGGCCCACTCAGGTGGAGCTCTTCCAAATTTGTTAAAGTGTACATCCACAAGGGGATTTGCTCTAGGTTGCCAAAGGTGATGCGAAGGACTTTCAAGTTCTCTCGTAGGTAGGTGAGGGCTTCTAGTTGAAGTCTGGCTGGACAGTGAATGAGGGAAATCTCCTGTAAAGCTGCAAGTTGCGTCACTGTGCCAGGGATGATTACATTATTGATCTGTTCCAGCTTCAGAGATTCTACTTCAGGCATATCAAACACAGTGCTGGGTATGCCTGGCAACATGAACAAGTGCAGTTCTAAGCGGTCGCTGGCATTCCTTGAGAGACGTGTCCGGAGTTTCTTGATTGGCCACTCGTGATTGAGGTTCACCTGACTCAACCTATTCTCACTCACttcagagagaaacacagcaaAACGCTTAGAGTAGAGAGGGTCGTACTGATCGCTGAGGTGCAAGAGGAATGCAAAGTCATTTTTTACATCAGGTATGTCATTGATCCCTGTTTCCAGACGCACATGCTCAAAGGAGTATGCTTTCAGTGGCCGATGGAAGAGCCAGTAGAGCGAATAGATGCATAGTAGCCCATACACACCAACAAATCCAATGTAACAGTAGGCTAGTTTTGAGAAGAGATGTGCTTTGTTGTTATTACAGCAGAACAAACCAAACCCAGTCAGGTCAGGGGGAACTCTGCAAGTCACCACAATCTGAATATTTGGTACAAGGAAAACACTATAAATAGTGATAATAGCAAATTTTAGCACCTTAAGTGATGTCTGGAGAACATACATGAGGTAGAGAAGATCTGCCTCTTCTACATGAGTCTGGAATTTTCTCACTTTCTCAAACAGAGCCTTGGCTTGCTCACCTTCCTTTTTGTCCAAGACAGAGGCAGCATGCTCAGGCTCCAACACATTCTGCTCTCTGTTAGACACAACAGATGTGGAACGAATAAAGGCAGCAGATTTATCTTCCACATCAGGACTTTCTACCGCAGATGCTTTTGGTGTGCAATTTTTCTTCCATGTGACCATGTCTTCTCTGTCCTCAGACACCTCACTAATTGCTCGAGTAGTCCAGGGGGAGTCAAAGCACTTCCCCAGGATTGAAACAAACAGCTCAATCTTGGATGATGTCCCAGGGAATTTGAACCAGAAACTGCTTGCTACCATAAAGATCATTGTGTGGATGACCACCAGGTAGGGGAAGTACTTGCCATACCAATGCACTGCCCTTTCATAGCAGAAACTGTTTATAAAGATATACTGGTGAATGTCCAAGTCGTTCTTCCGGCCGAACACCTCTACTATGTTCGGGGCGATGTTCTTGGTGATGGCATGCTCCCACAAGCTCTCGTTCTCTCTGGGATTTTGGAGGTAGCTGCAGTCCATGCTTTCATCTGCGTCTCCAGTAAAGCGATCGGGGAGACAGGAGATCTTTTCCTGTGTCAGCTATAAAAAGAGAGAGTTGTCAGTGACCTGATACCGGAAACAAGTCATCTATAATTTGGTTTGTACCATTTAACATTCCATTTAATTCTATGACAACCTTGTTTAATTCTTAAACCTGAATGTGTCTCACATCTCCAACAGTAGATCTGGCTGTAATTCGaagattatttattatctacatAGTTTAACTAACGTTACGGAAATAGCATCCTGTGTCAGAGTTTGATCATTTTTCTGCCATCAGAACAGAGGACTCAGTAACTCAGTAACAATTTCCAGGCTCTCAGTAACACGATATGCTCTATActtttgtcttattaaaatGAAGACAGAAAACCTAAAGGCTGGTAAGggttacaattatttatagctGTTTTAAAGTAAGTGATAATAGGAACTAGATGTATATTGTTAATATTTCCACATCATTGATTAACTCCATTGTTAATATTACAGTACTGTACTAGTCTGCTAGCTGACTGGATGTTAAAACTGACGTGGTGGTAAAACTCAACTATTTCAATTCATCAAATCAATTTCTAAAATCACgaaattttagtttttatttctaaactgTGAAATGTCAGAACAAAATATTATGATACTATACAGAGTATTGTGAAAACATCTTTAAGTATGTTAAGCTGCTACTCGCTTCTCCTATCGCCTGCCTCTACTAGATGCAATTCAGTCAGCAAGCAGGACTTGAAATCTGGAACAAATGACTTACAACTTTCCGTTCCTGCACACACAGGAATGTtcggaaataaaataaatctgccaTACTCAATCGCTTGCATGGAGCAGGATTATAATAGCTATTATAAGattgtataaatgaaatattaagcCCTAGAGAGTATCTAATCCAATTCTATATAAATCTAGGTCAGGACAGTGCAAAAAAGCAGGCAAGACTGTCATGCCTGTGCATTAGAATGTCAGTCTCACCAGTAAGAGattattaatgacatttaaatacTGGGAGTAGAAATGAGGTTCAATTTTCCCACATGTTACAACACTGATGTGGCTTCAAGTTGTTTGCATTTTACACTATGTCCCAGTCTCACTCACTTTTGGCTTTCATTACTTTATTCTCCTTTGTCTCTTGCCAGGCCACCTCTGTAAATAATTGTTCAGAAGTGGTTGACCTGGTTACATCATTATAAAAACACCAGTACACCTcccacagtaaataaatagcTTAACCGTTTCACATGAAGGCAGGAGGGAATCTCAAAGTGACATAATACGAGTACACGAGAATGCAATGAACATACAATTATGAGTGTACTATAAACCACAGATCCCATTTAGGAAATCAGTGCAtgcatacagtactgtatgtaacgGGTCTTACTCACAGTAGGTCACAGTAGAATGACTCACATCTGCCAACATGCTAAACCTTAAAGTCAACAGTACAACCCATAAAGGCGCCTTTCTGACCGATTGGCACATAATCACACAAAATGTTGTTTTGAAATATTAATATGTACTTTTAGAAACTAACGACTGGTTAATTTCAAAAGGACGGATATGGTAAAATGAGCTCAAACCATTCCAGTCCCCTCCAAAGAACCAAGAAAACCGTGACTGAAATTCAGAATTGGAAGAAAGCAATATGAAAAGAATTTAACTAATCAAACTAAaaatgggaagaaaaaaaaatcaacattttgACAGAAATCCAGTTAttgaacaaaaagaaagatgATAGAAAAATGATCTTTGCCTCCATGATTTAATAACTATGTAAGATATTTGCAATTTCACaggaataaaacatataatgctataatgtgcaatatgcaaTTTAAGCAGATTAAATTAAAACTTTCCACCTTtccaataatattataatttctAATTATGACCGACATTCaaagtattttttgtatttgtttaataagaGTTCTAAAATGACTTTCAATTCTCCTTGTCTCATACTTGATGACTGCTGATAAATAGAAAGGTACAAAGCTGTTATTATACAATGGAAAAGAGAATCTAATCTATGAATATTATCTACATGATTAAACAAATCACCGGTCACATGACTCGCTCTGTTATCAGAACTGAAATGCACGAACAATGTGGAGGAATTTAAGAGTGAAAGGGTGTTAAGTGCATGTTTTATACAGTACCTGCATGGTGCATCCAAAGACACCGATCATTAGCATAGTTATGCACAGGTACTCCGAGAAGACGTCCCACCATGGCTTTAAAACTCGGAACCGAGGATTTTGTTCCGAGGTAATGTTTCGGAACTCGTTAACTGGAATCATCCTCGAATCTGCCTGTCGTGTGGGAAGActtgatttaaataataatggaTAGAAAAGTAAACATAACCTTGCTATATCTCAGTATGAGATATGACAAATGCCACTTCCCCCCTTTTCCACATATAAATtgtatttctctgtaaatttcAATATGTTTTCACAGGTTTTCATGTATGGCATTACACTGGAAAGTCTTTATTTAAGCTCAGAACGAGAACATTTTGGGTGGAATGCTGTCCGTCTATTAACTACAAAAAATCATGGTCAATTACCATTAGCATCCATCAGAGTAGAATTACTGGTTTTCACAGGATGTTGGAAGAAAGCTTTAGCAACTTTTTAGAATGGTGCTTGTACTGTAAGTGTTCAGTAGAAGATtcgtccattcattcattcatttattcattcactcactcactcactcactcactcactcactcactcactcactcactcattcattcattcattcattcattcattcattcattcattcactcactcattcattcattcattcattgatccATCCGTCCATTTACAATAAGCAATTTAACCTCCGGACCATTAAATACTGTGAGTGATTGCATCCAGAATGGGAAAACAATTCATCACAGCCATTGTGCACACCCTCTTTCACACTTAGGATCAATTTGAATAAGCCAATCCATAGAAGAGAAGAAACTTAGTAAATCTGGTCGAAACCCGGGGTGAAACCTGGACGGCCATTGTGAGAACATGCACAGAATCTCTGCACTAAACTGTAACACCATAACAGGATTGGTTCATCGGTTACTATAAGAAAAAAGTACATACTGGTAT encodes the following:
- the si:zfos-323e3.4 gene encoding volume-regulated anion channel subunit LRRC8E; the encoded protein is MIPVNEFRNITSEQNPRFRVLKPWWDVFSEYLCITMLMIGVFGCTMQLTQEKISCLPDRFTGDADESMDCSYLQNPRENESLWEHAITKNIAPNIVEVFGRKNDLDIHQYIFINSFCYERAVHWYGKYFPYLVVIHTMIFMVASSFWFKFPGTSSKIELFVSILGKCFDSPWTTRAISEVSEDREDMVTWKKNCTPKASAVESPDVEDKSAAFIRSTSVVSNREQNVLEPEHAASVLDKKEGEQAKALFEKVRKFQTHVEEADLLYLMYVLQTSLKVLKFAIITIYSVFLVPNIQIVVTCRVPPDLTGFGLFCCNNNKAHLFSKLAYCYIGFVGVYGLLCIYSLYWLFHRPLKAYSFEHVRLETGINDIPDVKNDFAFLLHLSDQYDPLYSKRFAVFLSEVSENRLSQVNLNHEWPIKKLRTRLSRNASDRLELHLFMLPGIPSTVFDMPEVESLKLEQINNVIIPGTVTQLAALQEISLIHCPARLQLEALTYLRENLKVLRITFGNLEQIPLWMYTLTNLEELHLSGPLTNELHRGATLDTLRELKNVRVLTLRGKLAKIPSSVVDVGGQLLRLRVHNEGGRLHAFSCLKKLANLATLELIGCELERLPSAIFSLTNLQQLDLKENRLTTVEEILSLQHCRRLSTLRLWHNSIQYIPDQINKMRSLETLDLSWNKIHKLSLQLCFCTKLRHLDLSHNQLISLPSEIGILQSLWHLSVAYNSLEVLPEELFSCKRLRTLELGNNRIAFLSHRVGNLAHLVCLELKGNRLETLPVELGDCNLLKLSGLIVEDSLIDMLPLYVKDKMKER